The nucleotide window tttaaaaattgtgaatcattatattgtatacatgaaacttgtacaatattgtaaataataaatcataacatgattaaaaaaatatatgggagGGGGAGTAAAAATGTAGTGCTTTTAGAATGTGTTCAAActtaaccacaaaccaaaaccctAAAATGagtaaacaataatgaaaaaggatcccaaacataacactaaagaaaatcatcaaaccacaaaggaagagaccaagagaaaaagaagggaacagagaagaaatacaaaaacaatcaGAACTATTAATACAATGGCAATAAGTGCATACTTATCACATActtatcactttatttatttatttatttatttttctgtcttttttgccttttctagggccgctcccgtggcatatggaggttctcaggccagggggtctaatcggagttgtagccactggcctacgccagagccacagcaacgcgggatccgagccgcatctgcaacctacaccacagctcacgacaacgccggatccttaacccactgagcaaggccagggatcaaacccgcaacctcatggtttctagttggattcgttaaccactgtgccatggtgggaactccacatacttatgactttaaatgtaaatacacTACAACATAGGAGGGCTGAATGGCTTAAAAAAAGCGAGATGGATCCATATGCTGCCAAAAAGAGATTCACTgcagatctaaagacacacagactgaaagtgatgGGATGGGCAAAAATATTCCCTGCAAatgtaaacaaaaagaaagctggggtagcactacacataagacaaaacagactttaaataaAGACTGTAATAAGAGACTAAGAAGGGCattataatgataaaggggtcaatccaAGAAAAGGAGATAACgttcataaatatttatgcacccaacatagaagcacctaaatacataaagcaaatattgacataaagggagaaactgacaataacacaataataacaggggactttctttttttttctttctttttagggccgaatccacgGCAagtagaggttcccagactaggggtttttATCATtacgatcagagctacagctgctggcctataccacagccacagcaacgcagaatccaagccgtgtctgagacctacactatagctcacagcaacaccagatccttaacccactgagtgaggttggggatcgaacctgcaacctcatggttcctagtcggatctgtttttgctgcatcacaaagggaactccagcagggtACTTTCAGACCTGTTTATACCAAATGGATAGattatccagaaagaaaatcagtaaggatatacTGGCTTTAAACCACAAATTTACCAGGTGTACTTAAAGAACACTGAATCTAAAAACTGCAGAGtgtgcattcttttcaagtgcacacggaacactCTCTAGGAGAGATCACattaggccataaaacaagtctcaataaatataaGAGACTGAAATcaacaagcatcttttctgaccacacagtataaaatcagaaatcagggttcccgttgtggtgcagcagaaacgaatctgactagtaaccattaggttgtgagttccatccctggcctcactcagtgggttaaggatctggcattgccgtgagctatggtgtaggttgaagacttggcttggatcttgcaaggctgtggctgtggcgtaggctggcagctgtagctctgattcaacccctagcctgggaacctccatatgccacaggtatggccctaaaaagtgcaaaaaaaaaaaaaaagatcagagcagaattatataaaatagagactgaaaaaccattagatcaatgaaactaagaattggttctctgaaaagttaaacaaaattgataaacctttagccagactcatcatgaaagaggacccaaataaaatcagaaatgaaagagaagttacaaccagtaccacagaaaaataaagaatcatgagactactacaaacaattatatgccaacaaattggacaacagAACATAAATGAATGATTCCTAGAAATACACAATCTTCtaagaatgaattaagaagaaacagaaaatctgaacggACTGATtactagtaatgaaattgaatcagtaaccaaaaaactgccaacaaacaaaagtccaggaccagagagcttcacgggtaaattctaccaaacatttaaataatagtTAATTAATATATacccttctcaaactcttccaaaaaatggaAGATGAAGCAATGTTTCCAAACTCACtttatgaagccagcattaccctgataccaaaaccagataaagacactataaaaaaagaaaattataggccaatatcactgataaacaaagatgcaaaaatcctgaacaaaatattatcaaactgaattcaacaatacattaaaaggatcatgcaccataaccaagtgggatgtgtcccagggatgcaagggtggttcaatatctacaaatacatcaatgtgatatatcatattaacaaatttaagaataaaaaatctcATCATATAAATACAGAAGAAACTTCTCACAAAATTCAGCACCCATTTatcataaaaactctcaacaaagaaGTTATAGAGGGAATACACCTCAACATAATTAAGGCCATATATGGCTAACtaatagctaacatcatacaccatatttaaaagctgaaagctttttctctaaaactcagaaaaaggtaagaatgcccactcttgccTCTGTGATTCAACATAGACATCCTAAATTTTGTTGCAATCCTAAAGTGCTCTAAAAAAatgaagtccattttttttttttttttttttttttgtctttttgtctttttgccttttctaggtccgctcccccggcatatggaggttcccaggttaggggtcgaatcggatctgtagccaccggcctacaccacaaccacagcaacgcaagatccaggCCGAGTCttcagctcactgcaacactggatccttaacccactgagcaaggccagcgatcgaacccacaacttcatggttcctagtcggtttcgttaaccactgcgccacaaaggcaactccaaaaaataaagtctattttaaaaaggcacttattccaaaaaattttaaagctgaaagTAGAACTCTTCCTGAGACCTCATTTAGCTTACGTTCATTTAGTTGCTATTCTAGGTGGTTTGTACtattttttgtaaattatttcaaGCAAATTAGTTGATTACAAAGCAATGAGATAAATGTATCTTAAATTCCATTATACAGTAAAGTTGACTTTAAAGATTTACTTTAACAAAGTTTACAACAAAGAGTCTAGATTTATATATGAGACCCTGTTACCTGATCatattatctttttaagaaattatataaggagttcctgctgtggttcagcagtaacaaacccaactagtatccatgaggacaagggttcattccctggccctactcagcaggttaaggatctggcattgctgtggactgcagggtaggtcacagataaggctgtggtatagccagcagctgcagttccaattccacccctcgcctgggaacttccatgggctttggtgctaaaagaaaaaataacaaattatataAATGCTCACTgctgataaaaaataatattcaccAGTATGTCACATGCATGGTTAGTGTTTTATTCTTTGAAGAATGTTTCTGAAACATCACACTAAGGCTGAAAGGTAaagtttagaatattttcataaggATATAACATATGTACTGACTGTTCACTCTACAAAATCTTGATCATGGAGCTTATGATACACCTAGTTAGCAGTAGCACCCAAGTGTTCCAAATAGTCATCATTTTTCTCTTGTCTGCATAGATTTCTTCTCATTGGCTGCCTTCTGCTTTTGTTGCATGATCTCAGAGTCCCTATGAAGGTGGAAAAAGCTGTTAAGTTGTTACAGAAAAATTGATTTTATGATCtcacttgctttctttctttttttctttttagggcggcactcgaGGCacgcggaggttcccaggctaggggtcgaatcggagctgcaaccactggcctacgccagaacgacagcaacacttgatccaaGCCTCCACtgcagcttacatcacagctcacagcaacgccggatccttaacccattcagtaTACCAGAAGACAAATTAAAAGAAGAtacaggaggtcccattgtggctcagtggtaatgaacccgagtagtatccatgtggatgcgggtttaatccttggccttgctcagtgggttaaggatccagcgttgatgtgggctgtggcgtaggtcgcagatgaaggcagatcagatcctgtgttactgtggctgtggtgtaggctggcagctgtagctttgattcgagccctagtctgggaacttccacaggctataggtgaggccctaaaaagtaaaagaaaaaaaataaaataaaataaaagatacaaactttgACGTCTGTCCATTTTCATGGATGTAGATAGAATGGAAAGGCAAAGAATGGAAAGGCTTTGAAgtcaaatcttattttaaatataatttctactGTTGTCATGACTTTGGGTAAATAATTTTCaagccctttctttttctttctttctttctttcttttttttttttggtctttttagggctgtacccaaggcatatggaggttcccaggctgggggctgaattggagctgtagctgccagcctacgccacagccacagccatgtaagatctgagccaagtctgcgacctacaccacagctcacgacaaatgccgatccataacccactgagcgaggccagggatcaaacccgaaacctcagggttactagtcagattcgtttctgctgagctacaatggaaactccaagccCTTTCAAAACTATAGTAACACACATCAGGACTGTTTTGGGgaacacatatacacactgccTTGATGCATGGCAGCTAAGTGCAGAAATAATGgcaaagttactctttttttttttttttttttttttgtctttttgctatttcttgggctactcccgcggcatatggagattcccaggctaggggtctaatcggagctgtagccaccggcctacaccagaaccacagcaacgcgggatccaagccgcgtctgcaacctacaccacagctcacggcaacgccggatcgttaacccactgagcaagggcagggacgaatcctagtcggattcgttaaccactgcgccacgacgggaactcctgcaaagttACTCTTAATTGTCAACAAAACTAacccacaataattttttttttcctgaaagaagaGGGCATTTCAGAAGTCCTCTAGATATCCTAACTAGTACCTCTGATTAGGACACAAATGTCATGAAGCAATTCAGTTTCTTATAAGCTAAAAAGCCCAATAGCTAGTGATGGAAAATGGATTACACTAAAAAAAAGCAGGATATTCAGGATATATTCTTAACCCTCTATGCCTTTGACTGAATCTCCACATACAGTGAACTAGAACCTGAATACCTGGGCTAGATGGCCCATGagctcatctttaaaaatatatcaaatggcTATGTTTTCAACACCGACTATGGGTCAAGCACTTTTCTGGCTCTGAATTAACTCTCACAACAACTTTGAGTTATCatccttgtttcagattttaaaaataagttaaaggcTTAGAGCTAAATACTTTCTCCCCCAAAATCGCATAAAAACCAAGATCTGTACAACTTCGAAGTCCAGGCTCTTTCCTGTGCTGTTATTGCATACATTTAGTATTAGATTTTAATGCAAGATGAGTAGCTCTAATGTATCAGTAAGACACTTATgcaaagaaaatggtaaaaaccTTGAACCTCATTAAACTCAGAGTGCACATCAGAATCACATGGGGAGCTTTTAATGTCAGGTTTAACTTAAGTACAATAAAATTTACCTAGAgcagtttttaatctatttttttttgtctttttgttttttctagggccacacccatggcatatggaggttcccaggttaggggtctattcaggctgctggcctacaccacagccacagcaatgccggatccttaacccactgagcaagggcagggaccgaacccgaaacctcatggttcctagtcggattcattaaccactgtgccacgacgggaactcccaaatttatttatctttattttttggtctttttgtctttttagggccacacccatggcatatgaagatcccaggctagcggtctaattggagctgctgttgccggcctacgccacagccacagcaacaccagatccaagccgcatctgcaacctacaccacagctcacggcaacagcagatccccaacccacttaaGCCTACAGCACCCGGTATGCCCAGACGGTCTCCCATTCAAGTGCTAACCAGGCTTGACCCTGCTTATCTTCCGAGATCAGACGTGATGGCACACGTTCAAGGTGGCACGGCTATAGACTAGAGCAGTTTTTAATGCCCAACCCCAGACCAGTTTAAATCAGGACCAGGTGTAGGGCACAGGCCTGAGCAGAAGTGAAGGTttctcaggtgattctaatgtgcagccaggcTTGAGGACCACAGAGAAGACATACTGAAGCCTGTGTAGTCAATTATTCGCCTAACCTCCAAGTTCCACATGGacaacaaaattttagaataaaattaaatttgactttttttagaAACATGAATCCTTTTCCTTGAGCTTAAGTGGCAGTCTCAAAGTATTTCTGTAGCAGTTTTATATTATTTGTCACTTAGAGTCATATATGTCAAAGCACCTGCATTGACACCTGTGCACCTGCATTCTCTCCAATTCAATGGATCTTCAGACATCAGTACAGCTATATATGCTGTGTCTCTTTCAGAACAGTTATCCATATAATTGGTGACCTGTCATTCAGACTAGTGGGTAGGATGTCTGCTTTGAAAATGTttgtcctaggagttcctgttgtggctcagcagttaacgaaactgCCTcatatctgtgaggacatggattagatccctgaccttgctcagtggttaaggatccctccttgccctgagctgtggtgtaggttggcagctgcagctctgattcaacccctagcctgggaacctccatatgccgtgggtgaggcacaaaaaaaaaaaaaaaaggaaaaagaaaaagaaaaagataatgttTATCCTTAGCACCCAACAATGGAAGCTAAATGAAATTCACATGGTTATGGTAAAGTTGCATAAGACTTTCTGCAAAACAAATTGCAGTTTGAGAGCTTTAAATTCTTCATCCATGAGTTGGAATAATGACTGCCCCATAATACAGTGTTAGCATGCCTGGTGCACAACATATACTGAGCTGTTGCCCTCTTCTGCAGATTAGGCCTAATTCTactaaggatttaaaaaataaaaaatgctttccaTTCTCCAATATGAAAACTTCCGTGACTTGAGAATTCCTTTAGTATCACTTACCTCTGTTTTCTCTGAGAAGTAGTCAAGctatcctcttttctttttcccttagtAATTTCCTGCgatttcttcatgtttttctgGCGGGCAAGTTCTCGTTGATTTCCACCTAGGAAGACAGTCATGCTATTTTCCCATCTACAAAATTAATAATTCCATTCTAAGGCCTTTATTTAAATGCATCTGAAGTTTGCTTTTTAAGTGGTAAGCCAGCAAAGAATGGCCTTGAATGGTGTTCCTGGATCTGACGACAAGGAGGAAGCTAAGAGGTAAACACTTAAGGTCTTAAGAATATTATTATACTAGTTAAGGTGTTCACTACCTATAAATACCAGATCTCTTCAAACAGGCATTCCAGTTGTCTGTCTATATGGGCcagtatttcaaaataagttcTGGCTTTTGAGAAGTGTGGGTGGAGAGTGAAAGATACATCACAGACCACATCTCACACAAGTTGGCCCACGATAATTCAATTGTTAAGCAAGCGAAGACAGATGCTACTAAAACATTACCTGCAAGGGCCAAACAAAAGAACGAGGGAAGAGACTCAGAATTCCTGGTCCTCATTAGGCCTCTCGACTTTTTAAGTATTAAGCACCAGCTATAAGTCACCTCCAAAATAAGACCCCTCCCAGGGCTGCCATCTCCAGGGAGGTGCTCCTTGCTGTGTAAACTTGTATCGGAGGGGCAGATACCTGTCCGACCTTTCAGGCTGGACCGGAGCCAaccttccctctctcccatctCACTGCAAACCGGGTCCCCACTGCGCCGGACAGAACGGGTTTCACCAGCCGGCCCCCGCCTCCCGCCCGCTGGGCCTCTGCGCTAGACTTCCTAGCCCGACGCTCCCTGCGGCTTCCTCTACCGGTCTGCACACTCACGGGCCATGCTGACCACTGAGCTTGGAAGAGAGCTACTTAGAAAAACAACGACTTCGCACGCTCAGCAGCCGTGCCCACTGGTAGATCTGAGAGACAGAGCCCGCGGCGGCGGGATACTCCTGAGAGAGGTCGACCGCCCCGCCCACCAAGCCCAGACAGCAGCCGGCTTGGCCGGAGAGGGACTGCGCCTGCGCGGCCGCtggcggcggggcgggggtgcGGTGCGTGGGTGCGGGGCGGTGCGGTCCCTGGCGCGGGCCGCGGATCCGCCGCAGCGGAGAGTAGTGTGCTGCCAGGGTCGTTCCGCCGTGCAAGTTTGGTAGAGTTCAGAAAGCGGGCCTGTGTCTGAGAGAGGGATAGGCGTGTGTGGACTTTCCTCTCTGCGTACAGCGAACTGGGGCTTGACCAGCCCCCATTTTTGGGGTAGCGACATTAAAAGTTagaatatctaggagttcccgctgtggcgtagCGGGTTAAGGAGCCCGTGTTGTGTCTGCAGCGGAAGGGGTTGGATCCTCTATTCcgcagcagtgggttaagaatctggaaacAAATGTGGCATAGGTCTCGACTGCGGCTCAAATTTGCcgctggtccaagaacttccatatgtcctgggcgATCTTTCATCACGTTTcagaggggagaaagagaggaaggggacaGAATAGATAGATTGAATGTTAGCTCTGCGAAAGGTGGTATTGGCCCCTTACTTCTTTATTCACCCATCAAGCTTGCAAGGTGGTCTTAATTGTTCTCGTTTTTTTGGAAGAAGCAACTGAGACTGAGACCAGAAGCGACAGATCTACTAGGCAGGGAGCAGTGCAGTGAGGCAGAAGTGAGATTCAAGTTGAAAACAGACTCTCTCAAGTCtgttcatttcctattttatccCAATGCTTTGTCAGGGTGGACAGTACTTTGGGAGTTCCGTGGCTCTGTGCTTGGGTTGTGTGATGGGGAAAGAATGGAAGGGAATGTAGTATTACCAGGAATTCAGAATAGCCTAGAATTACCTTAAACCTACTGAAAAGCGGTGGAGCATCTGTCATGGCTAGATGCAGACATGTAAAGATGCTTGGTATTTATTATCTTCATCTATTCTGTTAATTGTTACaaactgaaaaatgggtagaGTTAGTCTGGACACCCTAAAATTATCCTATTTTGTAAGGCTTTTAATTtgttggttattatttttttcattttttattttttgtcttatgaaagttcccaggctaggggttgaatcagagctgtagctgcctgcctaggccagagccacagcaacacaggatctgagctgcgtctgcaacctacaccacatctcacggcaatgccgatccttaacccactgagcgaggccagggatcaaaccctcgtcctcatggataccagtcggattcttttctgctgtgccataacaggaactccttccttgtgtactttttttttttttttttttatggcggttcccaggctaggggtccaatcagagatacaggTTCTGGCCTACGCCCTGGCCACAGTGACTTGGaatccgagtggcatctgtgacctctgaccCTGAacccggcatcctcatggatgctagttgggttgctaacctctgagccatgatgggaactcctgtactttttaATGTGGCTGTAATACCTGCTCAAAAATTACtatagttaggagttcccattgtggtgcagcggaaacgaatttgcctaggaaccatgaggttgcgggttcaatccctggcctcactcagtgggttaaggattcagtgttgccatgagctgtggtgtaggctgcagacacagcttggatccctccttgctgtgactgtagtgtaggccagcagctgtaggtccaattcgacccctagccaggaacctccatatgctgtaaatgaggccctaaaaagaaaaaaaaattattatagttgagaCTTTATAAGTTAATGCGAGCATTTTTAATCTGCTTCAGGAAGGAGCAGTAGGGCAATAAACAAGGCATtctgaagagaagaggaagattcAACAAATGAACAAGAcaatataagaatttttaaatacaatgaCACAAATTTAGAGGGTAATATGACAGAAATTAATGAGAGGTTGGCTTACATTATGTAGGGTAgtacaggaactcctctaaaattagaaggaaaatgtCTGGAGATGAAACTGGCTCTATGGATTATGGGCCAGTGTTTGAACCTGCAATACAAGTCCCCTGACTCATGGAAAACAGAAGCCTGACTTCCTttttggaaggagaagaaaattctACAAGAACACCTGTTACATTAATAACAAAATGCCTGGGGAATAAAACCTTGAACTGATTGAAAAGATTGCTAGGTCATCTAGAAAGAGAGACAATTTTAGATGTTTTTGAGAATAGGAAGGCAAGAGTGAAAGCATAGAGAAGAGAAGGCTATACTGTAGGCTCCCTCCGGCACTCTGAACAGCGACTTCAAACACACCTAAAGAAGCTCAAGAACTTGACAAAAATAATTCCTGCCAAAAATATCTCAGGAATATTAGAGTTACTGCCAGAACCAAACAGCTCTGTACAGCATATTCTGGTATAAACAGAAGGCACTGGCCTTTCTTACCCAAGAGTCTATGGCAGTCCCAGTTCTGCAGGTAAAAAAGTAAGTAATAACTGAGATTAAATCTCCTGTTTGTAAAGGGATGGAAACAGAGTCAGATTTAATTTtactattaaatatataaaatcataagaTTTTTGATACACATCCAAGTTTGTAAAGTCTTAAGAGTGTCATAGTAATTTTAAGTCTCTAGTTATCTCTGGCAGACacgctcaacttttttttttcccccttagggcagcacctgtggcatatggaaggcacactgaagctgccagcctactgaAGCTGCCCACCTACTGCCACTGCTGGATCCAGCCGCATCTGCTTCCTAGGCAGCAGcttgcaggatccttaactcacagagctaGGCTAGGGAAGGAACCAGCCTCCcaatggatactagtggggttcgttctatttgtttgtttatttatttatttatctttgtagttcacaaattttccttatttttaatttttttcatttatagtgatttttattttttccattatagctggtttacactgttctgtcaattttctactgtacagcaagttgacccggttacacatacatgtatacattcttttttctcacatcatcgtgctccatcataagtgactagacatagttactGCTGAGGTTCTTAACCCGtggagccacaacaagaactcctcaatttagaatttttaaggctggagttcccatcgtggcgcagtggttaacgaatccgactaggaaccatgaggttgagggttcggtccctgcccctgctcagtgggttaacgatccagcgttgccatgagctgtggtgtgggttgcagacgcggctcggatccagcgttgctgtggctctggtgtaggctggtggctgcagctccgattcagcccctagcctgggaacctccatatgccgcgggagcggcccaagaaatagcaaaaaaaaaaaaaaaaagaatttttaaggcTTAGAGACGTGCTGATGAGCAGGCAGTGCTCTACAGAATCCTCTACAAACAAAAACGGCCAGCGACTTTAAGAGTTTTGTAAAAGTCTGAGCTGATAGATTGACTACCTCTTCTTTTGAACAATTCCTAAGGAGAGCGAAGAGCACGCCAGCGCTGCTTCTCATTTCCCGTTCTCAGATAACCCAGGCTCCAGAGCTTGACAGTTACCATGGCTCCGGGCGCTCTACGTCTTACGCCATCCGGCGGCGTTGGGTGATGACGCAGTCAGTTCCGGCGCCCTCCGAGGGCGGGGATTCAAGGTGCTGAGGGAAACTTGGCAATTAGTGTAGTAGGGTCATGAAGAAGAGGCGGCGGCGGGAGATCCGAGGCGGCGGCGGGAGCGTGAAACTGCGGTAGCTGTCTGTTCGGCTGGTAGTGTGGCTCTGTGGCAAGAGCGTAGTTCTTAAACTCCTCTCTGGGCAGCAGCCGGGGCTCGGGGCTGAGAGCGGCCGTGGGGCCGCCTCCCCGGGCCCCCTGGCTCCGCCATGTTCCGCAGGGCACGCCTTAGCGTGAAGCCGAATGTCAGGCCTGGAGCGGGCGCCAGGGGCTCCACTGCCCCCAATCCCCAGCGTGAACAAGAGGCTCCCAGGCCGCCAGAGCCTGCCGCGGCCTCTGTCCCGAAGCCAGCGGAACCTACAGATGTGCCTCCGGTGGATTCTGGGGAGGCAGAACCTCAAGAAAAGACTCCCAAGAGCAGGTAAGGACTTGCAGAGGCAGCGTTTTCGTCTACTCCTCCCTTGTCGTGTCACCTGGAAGCGGAGTAAAGAAACTTTATGAATAAGTACTCTTTCGCTTGCACTAAGCCTGGCAGTTGAGACCGCCGAACACACTGCAAACTGCAGTTGGTCACTCTGACCACACGGTGTGGGAAGCGTGGATTTTGTTACCGAGTATAGATTCTTTGAGACGGGACCATGTCTTAAAGCGGTGGCGGGAGGAATCCGCACATAACAGTTATGAGGTGAAGAATATCCACATGTAGTCATTGGAGCGTTTAGATCACCAcggttttcattcttttggaatACTTTGCTggtgtaagtttttaaaaaaatattaaaaacaattattcttAAAAGAAGAGGAGTGTTACTTGATTCTACATTATGTCAACGGAAAGGAAGTCtggttatttgttttaatttgaggCTGTGGCCCTTTAGCTATAGTGACCATGTTTTCTGAACAGAAAAGCATGTGTCATGTACTACATTTGGATTCAGAATTCTTCTCCTTAACAATTCATGGATTTCGCCCAGGCAGAGTTTTTTCATATGCAAAATGTGGATAACATAACCTGCTTTGGAGAgttattgtaaaaattaaagataactgATATAAACTGTCTTGCATAGAACATGGCAGAATAGTTACCTACCTTTAGGTGTTTAAAGGTGATGGAACAAAGTAATTAAAGTTAAGACATGTTGAGTTACTAAtggtctctgattttttttttttttttttttttagggccacccctgccgcatttggaagttcccaggctagggactaaattggagctgtagctgccaggctacaccac belongs to Sus scrofa isolate TJ Tabasco breed Duroc chromosome 16, Sscrofa11.1, whole genome shotgun sequence and includes:
- the LOC100517502 gene encoding small EDRK-rich factor 1 isoform X3, whose protein sequence is MARGNQRELARQKNMKKSQEITKGKRKEDSLTTSQRKQRDSEIMQQKQKAANEKKSMQTREK
- the LOC100517502 gene encoding small EDRK-rich factor 1 isoform X2 — its product is MGEREGWLRSSLKGRTGGNQRELARQKNMKKSQEITKGKRKEDSLTTSQRKQRDSEIMQQKQKAANEKKSMQTREK
- the LOC100517502 gene encoding small EDRK-rich factor 1 isoform X1 → MGEREGWLRSSLKGRTGGNQRELARQKNMKKSQEITKGKRKEDSLTTSQRKQSFFHLHRDSEIMQQKQKAANEKKSMQTREK